A single region of the Streptomyces sp. NBC_01262 genome encodes:
- a CDS encoding Lrp/AsnC family transcriptional regulator, producing MDAIDRAILRELQADGRLTNQELAARVGLTPSPCLRRVRQLEEDGVIRGYRAVVDPVSVRRGFEVFVTVEVRNDRDSVDAFETALQAIPDIVEAYRLYGTPGCLLRVAVADSAAFERFWHDTLITLPGVNDVNSQLVMTRIKSPEGVPVA from the coding sequence ATGGACGCCATCGACAGAGCAATCTTGCGCGAACTCCAGGCCGACGGCCGCCTCACCAACCAGGAACTCGCCGCCCGCGTCGGCCTCACCCCCTCCCCCTGCCTCCGCCGCGTCCGCCAGCTCGAAGAGGACGGCGTCATCCGCGGCTACCGAGCCGTCGTCGACCCGGTCTCCGTCCGTCGCGGCTTCGAGGTGTTCGTCACCGTCGAGGTCCGCAACGACCGGGACTCCGTCGACGCCTTCGAAACCGCGCTCCAAGCCATCCCCGACATCGTCGAGGCCTACCGCCTCTACGGCACCCCCGGCTGCCTGCTGCGCGTCGCCGTTGCCGACTCCGCCGCCTTCGAGCGCTTCTGGCACGACACCCTCATCACCCTGCCCGGAGTCAATGACGTCAACTCCCAGCTCGTCATGACGCGCATCAAGTCCCCGGAAGGCGTCCCCGTCGCCTGA
- a CDS encoding arsenate reductase family protein produces the protein MEIWINPACSKCRAAVKLLDEEGAAYTVRRYLEDPPSAEELRAVLGRLGLEPWDIVRTQEAEAKELGVKDWPREAGERERWIGALAGHPRLIQRPIITAEDGSAVVGRSEEAVREALGRGQT, from the coding sequence ATGGAGATCTGGATCAATCCCGCCTGCTCGAAGTGCCGGGCCGCCGTAAAGCTGCTGGACGAGGAAGGCGCGGCCTACACCGTGCGGCGGTATCTGGAGGATCCGCCGAGTGCGGAGGAGTTGCGGGCGGTACTGGGGCGGCTGGGGCTGGAGCCGTGGGACATCGTGCGTACGCAGGAGGCGGAGGCGAAGGAGCTGGGGGTGAAGGACTGGCCGCGGGAGGCGGGCGAGCGGGAGCGGTGGATCGGGGCGTTGGCGGGGCATCCGCGGCTGATCCAGCGGCCGATCATCACGGCGGAGGACGGGTCGGCGGTGGTGGGGCGCAGCGAGGAGGCCGTGCGGGAGGCGCTGGGGCGGGGGCAGACGTAG
- the tig gene encoding trigger factor: MKSAVETLNPTRVRLTVEVPFEELKPSLDAAYKKINQQVSVPGFRKGKIPARVIDQRFGRGAVLEEAINDALPKFYTEAVNEGELNVLGQPDVDITEFNDGNELKFTAEVDIRPTIEIPDYSGIEVTVDAIEISDEDVDKSLEQLRERFASTSPVERAAAEGDVVVVDLEASVDGEVLEDGVAKGVSYTIGSGQLLDGIDEAVTGLEAGGTATFTSELKGGSAAGQDASVKVEVTAVQARELPELDDDFAQLASEFDTLEELRADSVKRLTRIKQYDQATQAQEKVLDALLELTEVPLPEKLLKDEIETRTHNLEHHQFEPMGLTWETFLEREGKTREEYDAEVEEQSKKGIKTQFVLDELVSKEKLSVNQEELTEHLMRRAASSGMSPDQFAQAVVEGGQVPLLVGEVARGKALAVVVEAAKVVDTNGEVVDLEDDEDETGETVEAAAEAVAEDESDEA; this comes from the coding sequence GTGAAGAGCGCCGTCGAGACTCTGAACCCGACCCGGGTTCGACTCACTGTCGAGGTGCCCTTCGAGGAGCTCAAGCCCAGCCTCGACGCGGCGTACAAAAAGATCAACCAGCAGGTGTCGGTGCCGGGCTTCCGTAAGGGCAAGATCCCTGCGCGCGTCATCGACCAGCGGTTCGGCCGTGGCGCGGTCCTCGAAGAGGCCATCAATGACGCGCTGCCGAAGTTCTACACGGAGGCGGTCAACGAGGGTGAGCTGAATGTCCTCGGTCAGCCGGATGTGGACATCACCGAGTTCAACGACGGCAACGAGCTGAAGTTCACCGCCGAGGTGGACATCCGCCCGACGATCGAGATCCCGGACTACTCGGGCATCGAGGTCACGGTGGACGCCATCGAGATCTCGGACGAGGACGTCGACAAGTCGCTGGAGCAGCTCCGCGAGCGCTTCGCGTCGACGAGCCCGGTGGAGCGCGCGGCCGCCGAGGGCGATGTCGTGGTGGTCGACCTGGAGGCCTCGGTCGACGGCGAGGTGCTGGAGGACGGCGTCGCCAAGGGCGTCAGCTACACCATCGGCTCGGGCCAGCTGCTCGACGGGATCGACGAGGCCGTGACGGGCCTGGAGGCCGGCGGTACGGCGACCTTCACGTCGGAGCTGAAGGGCGGCTCGGCGGCCGGTCAGGACGCGTCGGTCAAGGTCGAGGTCACGGCCGTGCAGGCGCGTGAGCTGCCGGAGCTGGACGACGACTTCGCGCAGCTGGCGAGCGAGTTCGACACGCTTGAGGAGCTGCGCGCGGACAGCGTGAAGCGCCTGACGCGGATCAAGCAGTACGACCAGGCCACGCAGGCCCAGGAGAAGGTGCTCGACGCCCTCCTGGAGCTCACCGAGGTCCCGCTGCCGGAGAAGCTCCTCAAGGACGAGATCGAGACCCGTACGCACAACCTGGAGCACCACCAGTTCGAGCCGATGGGCCTGACCTGGGAGACCTTCCTGGAGCGCGAGGGCAAGACCCGCGAGGAGTACGACGCGGAGGTCGAGGAGCAGTCCAAGAAGGGCATCAAGACCCAGTTCGTGCTCGACGAGCTGGTGTCGAAGGAGAAGCTGTCGGTCAACCAGGAGGAGCTCACCGAGCACCTCATGCGCCGTGCGGCCTCCTCCGGCATGAGCCCGGACCAGTTCGCGCAGGCGGTCGTCGAGGGCGGCCAGGTGCCGCTGCTCGTCGGTGAGGTCGCGCGCGGCAAGGCGCTGGCCGTGGTCGTGGAGGCGGCGAAGGTCGTCGACACCAACGGCGAGGTCGTCGACCTCGAGGACGACGAGGACGAGACCGGCGAGACGGTCGAGGCGGCCGCCGAGGCCGTTGCCGAGGACGAGTCCGACGAGGCCTGA
- a CDS encoding DUF397 domain-containing protein has translation MRTTEHDLSTAQWRKSSYSDGEGGSCVEVADGLPGIVPVRDSKAPEGPALVFPVGSWAAFMVGVRAGRIAQPS, from the coding sequence ATGCGTACCACCGAGCACGACCTGAGCACCGCGCAGTGGCGCAAGAGCAGCTACAGCGACGGCGAGGGCGGCAGCTGCGTCGAGGTCGCCGACGGGCTCCCCGGCATCGTCCCCGTCCGTGACAGCAAGGCTCCGGAAGGCCCCGCTCTGGTCTTCCCCGTTGGTTCCTGGGCCGCGTTCATGGTGGGCGTAAGGGCGGGCCGCATCGCGCAGCCGTCCTAA
- a CDS encoding ATP-dependent Clp protease proteolytic subunit: MPSAAGEPTFGGLGDQVYNRLLNERIIFLGQAVDDDIANKITAQLLLLAADPDKDIYLYINSPGGSVTAGMAIYDTMQFIPNDVVTIAMGLAASMGQFLLTAGAPGKRFALPNTDILMHQPSAGLAGSASDIKIHAEQLLRTKKRMAELIAQHSGQSIEAITRDSDRDRWFSTEKAKEYGLIDDVITHAANVPGGGGTGA, translated from the coding sequence ATGCCTTCCGCCGCCGGCGAGCCGACCTTCGGTGGCCTCGGCGACCAGGTCTACAACCGGCTGCTCAACGAGCGGATCATCTTTCTCGGCCAGGCGGTCGACGACGACATCGCCAACAAGATCACCGCGCAGCTGCTCCTCCTTGCCGCCGACCCGGACAAGGACATCTACCTCTACATCAACAGCCCCGGCGGCTCGGTGACGGCGGGCATGGCGATCTACGACACCATGCAGTTCATCCCGAACGACGTGGTCACCATCGCGATGGGCCTCGCGGCCTCGATGGGCCAGTTCCTGCTGACCGCCGGCGCCCCCGGCAAGCGCTTCGCGCTGCCGAACACCGACATCCTGATGCACCAGCCGTCGGCCGGCCTGGCCGGTTCGGCCTCGGACATCAAGATCCACGCGGAGCAGTTGCTGCGTACGAAGAAGCGGATGGCCGAGCTGATCGCCCAGCACTCCGGCCAGTCCATCGAGGCGATCACCCGTGACTCCGACCGTGACCGGTGGTTCTCCACCGAGAAGGCCAAGGAGTACGGCCTGATCGACGACGTCATCACGCACGCCGCCAATGTGCCGGGCGGCGGCGGCACCGGGGCCTGA
- a CDS encoding Type 1 glutamine amidotransferase-like domain-containing protein, translated as MKLLLTSGGVTNPSIHSALVQLLGKPIAECHALCVPTAQWGHPMCGPTSVRGFVAAEPTWQHLSGLGWASLGVLELTALPTIGAERYVPWIREADVLLVDGGDATYLCHWMRESGLADLLPSLPDTVWVGVSAGSMVMTPRIGAYFVEWPSAPDDRTLGVVDFSIFPHLDAFPQNTLADAERWAADIGVPAYAIDEQTAIKVVDGSVEVISEGQWTKFGS; from the coding sequence TTGAAGCTCCTGCTTACGTCAGGCGGCGTCACGAACCCGAGCATCCACTCGGCGCTCGTGCAGCTTCTCGGCAAGCCGATCGCCGAGTGCCACGCCCTCTGCGTCCCGACAGCACAGTGGGGTCACCCGATGTGCGGTCCGACATCGGTGCGGGGCTTCGTAGCCGCCGAGCCCACGTGGCAGCACCTGTCCGGCCTGGGCTGGGCGTCGCTCGGCGTCCTCGAACTCACCGCACTGCCCACCATCGGCGCCGAGCGATACGTCCCCTGGATCCGGGAGGCCGACGTGCTCCTGGTCGACGGCGGCGACGCGACCTATCTGTGCCACTGGATGCGGGAATCCGGGCTGGCCGATCTGCTGCCTTCGCTGCCCGACACGGTCTGGGTGGGAGTGAGTGCCGGAAGCATGGTGATGACACCCCGGATCGGAGCGTACTTCGTCGAGTGGCCGTCCGCGCCGGACGACCGCACCCTGGGAGTCGTCGACTTCTCGATCTTCCCGCACCTGGACGCTTTCCCGCAGAACACCCTGGCTGACGCAGAGCGGTGGGCCGCCGACATCGGCGTCCCGGCCTACGCCATCGACGAACAAACGGCCATCAAGGTCGTCGACGGCTCCGTCGAAGTGATCTCCGAAGGGCAATGGACGAAGTTCGGGTCATAG
- a CDS encoding ATP-dependent Clp protease proteolytic subunit, translating to MTPAEARYIVPRFVERTSQGIREYDPYAKLFEERVIFLGVQIDDASANDVMAQLLCLESMDPDRDISVYINSPGGSFTALTAIYDTMQFVKPDIQTVCMGQAASAAAVLLAAGTPGKRMALPNARILIHQPYSETGRGQVSDLEIAANEILRMRAQLEDMLAKHSTTPLDQIRDDIERDKILTAEGALTYGLIDQIVATRKTSSAAV from the coding sequence ATGACGCCCGCCGAGGCCCGCTACATCGTTCCGCGTTTCGTGGAGCGCACCTCGCAGGGCATCCGCGAGTACGACCCGTACGCGAAGCTCTTCGAGGAGCGGGTGATCTTCCTCGGCGTCCAGATCGACGACGCCTCCGCCAACGACGTCATGGCGCAGCTGCTGTGCCTGGAGTCGATGGACCCCGACCGTGACATCTCGGTCTACATCAACAGCCCCGGCGGCTCCTTCACGGCTCTGACGGCAATCTACGACACGATGCAGTTCGTTAAGCCGGACATCCAGACGGTCTGCATGGGCCAGGCCGCCTCCGCCGCCGCCGTGCTGCTCGCGGCGGGCACCCCCGGCAAGCGCATGGCGCTGCCGAACGCCCGCATCCTGATCCACCAGCCGTACAGCGAGACCGGCCGCGGTCAGGTCTCCGACCTGGAGATCGCCGCGAACGAGATCCTGCGGATGCGCGCGCAGCTGGAGGACATGCTCGCCAAGCACTCCACCACCCCGCTCGACCAGATCCGGGACGACATCGAGCGCGACAAGATCCTCACCGCCGAGGGCGCGCTGACCTACGGTCTGATCGACCAGATCGTCGCCACCCGTAAGACCTCCAGCGCGGCGGTCTGA
- a CDS encoding asparaginase, producing MSKGSVKRVVVIGTGGTIASRWQGTGYAAEAAGGEVLAGTALPDGVEVSVRDLFTVNSSQLTTAQQLELLRTVHEVLADPSVDGVVVTHGTDTMEESAFLLDLHHHDRRPVVFTGAQLPLDSVDGDAAGNLYDAMLTAATGRDIGVVIAFGGFVHAARGTLKAHTLDPRGAFADPSGQPLGRVKFGEIAWGQPRERAEVLPVPAVDGDAGRTPRVDVVMHHVDADPVLFEAALAAGAQGIVLVGTGAGNATPEFVAAVERAVAAGVLVAVSTRVAAGPVAPMYTGGGAVDLAAAGAVLSGTLRAGQARIAVLAALLTARCPQERAAALRRIVTPDAPDAPDATAAA from the coding sequence ATGAGCAAGGGAAGCGTGAAGCGCGTCGTCGTGATCGGCACCGGCGGGACCATAGCCAGCCGCTGGCAGGGCACCGGGTACGCGGCGGAGGCCGCCGGCGGCGAGGTGCTCGCGGGGACCGCGCTGCCCGACGGCGTGGAGGTGAGCGTCCGGGACCTGTTCACGGTGAACAGCTCGCAGCTGACGACGGCGCAGCAGCTTGAGCTGCTGCGCACGGTGCACGAGGTGCTCGCGGACCCGTCGGTGGACGGGGTCGTGGTGACGCACGGCACGGACACCATGGAGGAGTCGGCCTTCCTGCTCGACCTGCACCACCACGACCGCAGGCCGGTCGTGTTCACGGGGGCGCAGCTGCCGCTGGACTCGGTGGACGGGGACGCGGCGGGGAATCTGTACGACGCGATGCTGACGGCGGCGACCGGCCGGGACATCGGCGTGGTGATCGCCTTCGGCGGCTTCGTGCACGCCGCCCGGGGCACGCTCAAGGCGCACACGCTGGACCCGCGCGGCGCGTTCGCCGACCCGTCGGGGCAGCCGCTGGGGCGGGTGAAGTTCGGGGAGATCGCGTGGGGGCAGCCGCGGGAGCGCGCGGAGGTGCTGCCGGTTCCCGCCGTCGACGGCGATGCCGGACGTACGCCGCGGGTGGATGTCGTGATGCATCACGTCGACGCGGACCCGGTGCTGTTCGAGGCCGCGCTGGCCGCGGGCGCGCAGGGCATCGTGCTGGTCGGCACGGGGGCGGGCAACGCGACGCCGGAGTTCGTGGCCGCGGTGGAGCGGGCCGTGGCGGCAGGGGTGCTGGTCGCGGTGAGCACGCGGGTGGCGGCGGGGCCGGTGGCGCCGATGTACACCGGTGGCGGAGCGGTGGACCTGGCCGCGGCGGGCGCGGTGCTGTCGGGGACGCTACGGGCCGGGCAGGCCCGGATCGCCGTACTGGCGGCGCTGCTGACGGCTCGTTGCCCTCAGGAGCGCGCTGCCGCCCTGCGCCGGATCGTCACACCCGATGCACCCGATGCACCCGATGCCACCGCAGCCGCCTGA
- a CDS encoding helix-turn-helix domain-containing protein encodes MAYPKDLDPYASPRAFYGAELRLKREEAGLSQDRLGERLYCSGAYIGQLEAATRRPQLDMAKQLDEIFGTGEHFSRLCRMVHKVSRHAEKFEAAAELEAMARSICEYASMFVPGLLQMAAYARAVFRAAQPVARAERIEELIAARTGRAAKLEDPTEPLLWFVLDENVIRRPVGGPAVMREQLGHIVDLVRRERVIVQVLPFSCGVPALNGMTTLMAFEDAPPVAYVEGPQTGNLIEDPALVAKVQLSYDLVRAAALPQKASLALIESAMEDCAPCVPPSTT; translated from the coding sequence GTGGCATATCCCAAGGACCTGGATCCGTACGCGTCACCGAGGGCGTTCTACGGTGCGGAGCTGCGCCTCAAGCGGGAGGAGGCCGGGCTGTCGCAGGACAGGCTCGGCGAGCGGCTGTACTGCTCGGGGGCGTACATCGGGCAGTTGGAGGCGGCCACGCGCAGGCCGCAGCTCGATATGGCCAAGCAGTTGGACGAGATCTTCGGGACGGGTGAGCATTTCTCGCGGCTGTGCCGGATGGTGCACAAGGTGTCGCGGCATGCGGAGAAATTCGAGGCGGCGGCCGAGCTGGAGGCGATGGCACGGAGCATCTGCGAGTACGCGTCGATGTTCGTGCCGGGGCTGTTGCAGATGGCGGCGTACGCGCGGGCGGTGTTCCGGGCGGCCCAGCCGGTGGCGAGGGCGGAGCGGATCGAGGAGCTGATCGCGGCTCGTACGGGCCGCGCCGCGAAGCTGGAGGACCCAACCGAGCCCCTGTTGTGGTTCGTCCTGGACGAGAACGTCATCCGGCGGCCGGTGGGCGGACCTGCTGTCATGCGGGAACAGCTGGGGCACATCGTGGATCTGGTGCGCCGGGAGCGGGTCATTGTGCAGGTGCTGCCGTTCTCGTGCGGGGTGCCGGCGCTCAATGGGATGACCACGCTCATGGCCTTCGAGGATGCCCCGCCGGTGGCGTATGTCGAGGGGCCGCAGACGGGCAATCTGATCGAAGATCCGGCTCTCGTCGCCAAGGTCCAACTGTCATACGATCTCGTCAGGGCCGCCGCGCTCCCGCAGAAGGCGTCCCTCGCCCTGATCGAATCGGCGATGGAGGACTGCGCACCATGCGTACCACCGAGCACGACCTGA
- a CDS encoding DUF7848 domain-containing protein, with protein sequence MSPPPRTAIRAAEWTLRVETAEGAPQAIHSALCITCGAESPATDDTRLPTEIWTLKHTGLNPSHRQFQHRTLGFWRVDPAPGNPYAERSS encoded by the coding sequence ATGAGCCCGCCCCCGCGAACAGCCATCCGCGCCGCCGAATGGACCCTGCGCGTAGAGACGGCCGAAGGCGCCCCGCAGGCCATCCACTCAGCGCTCTGCATCACCTGCGGCGCCGAATCCCCCGCCACCGACGACACCCGGCTCCCCACCGAGATCTGGACCCTCAAGCACACCGGCCTCAACCCCTCACACCGCCAGTTCCAGCACCGGACCCTGGGCTTCTGGCGCGTCGACCCGGCGCCCGGCAATCCCTACGCGGAGCGCAGTTCGTAG
- a CDS encoding acyltransferase family protein, with protein MRQTIPPPRTTATTDTPSPRGDEGAPRRPEVVRTTQRDAFFDNAKYLAIVLVAMGHSWDLLKGDSRTTEGLYLFVYAFHMPAFIIISGHFSRNFDLRPDRVKRLITGVMVPYLVFQTVYSLFDLAAGDAPNPPFSLIDPLYLTWFLLALFIWRLTTPLWRVVRHPLTLALVIAALASASPGMGGALDLQRVLQFLPFFVLGLRLRPEHFHVLRRREIRILSVPVVLAALALAYWAAGAGLDTGWLYHDSGARQNGEPWWAGPVVTAGLFGVSVLLTACFLAWVPHRRMWFTALGAGTLYGYLLHGLLIKGVGYAGWFHTYGWLHSAPGEVAVTVVAAAVVTALCTAPVRRVFRWAVEPGMGWAFRAESRKVSPGTL; from the coding sequence GTGCGCCAGACAATCCCGCCCCCACGTACGACCGCCACCACGGACACGCCGTCCCCGCGCGGGGACGAAGGCGCCCCGCGCAGACCGGAGGTGGTGCGGACGACACAGCGTGACGCCTTCTTCGACAACGCCAAGTACCTGGCCATCGTCCTTGTGGCGATGGGGCACTCCTGGGACCTACTCAAGGGCGACAGCAGAACCACCGAGGGCCTGTACCTCTTCGTCTACGCCTTCCACATGCCGGCCTTCATCATCATCTCCGGCCACTTCTCCCGGAACTTCGACCTCCGGCCGGACCGCGTGAAACGGCTGATCACCGGTGTCATGGTCCCGTACCTCGTCTTCCAGACCGTCTACTCGCTGTTCGACCTCGCGGCCGGAGACGCCCCCAACCCGCCCTTCAGCCTCATCGACCCGCTGTATCTGACCTGGTTCCTGCTCGCGCTCTTCATCTGGCGGCTGACCACCCCGCTCTGGCGGGTCGTACGACACCCGCTGACCCTCGCCCTCGTGATCGCCGCGCTGGCCTCGGCCTCGCCCGGCATGGGCGGCGCCCTCGACCTGCAGCGCGTCCTGCAGTTCCTGCCGTTCTTCGTCCTGGGGCTGCGTCTGAGGCCGGAGCACTTCCACGTCTTGCGCAGGCGCGAAATCCGGATCCTGTCGGTGCCGGTCGTGCTCGCAGCCCTCGCGCTCGCGTACTGGGCGGCCGGAGCGGGCCTGGACACGGGGTGGCTCTACCACGACAGCGGCGCGCGGCAGAACGGGGAGCCGTGGTGGGCCGGCCCGGTCGTGACGGCCGGGCTCTTCGGGGTGTCGGTCCTGCTCACGGCGTGCTTTCTCGCGTGGGTGCCGCACCGCCGGATGTGGTTCACGGCGCTGGGCGCGGGGACGCTGTACGGCTACCTGCTGCACGGGCTGCTGATCAAGGGCGTGGGCTACGCGGGCTGGTTCCACACGTACGGCTGGCTGCACAGCGCGCCCGGCGAGGTGGCGGTGACGGTCGTCGCGGCGGCGGTGGTGACGGCGCTGTGCACGGCGCCGGTGCGGCGGGTGTTCCGGTGGGCGGTGGAGCCGGGGATGGGGTGGGCGTTCAGGGCGGAGAGCCGGAAGGTCAGTCCCGGCACACTATGA